One stretch of bacterium DNA includes these proteins:
- a CDS encoding CPBP family intramembrane metalloprotease, with translation MLRSVRESGAATRLTAILLMLAIAAALVLTGSRGGRLPQSDWYEISRQRILQADLMYRMGMYLDLVMPHEELPGVGGPRQLKEKAIADYEREVLVGRPNPVALYRLGVIYGDRGYLEQARQALVRAATLDEEHAGLFFSLAAVYTPGPRPRPLGPQAITRLRHQEQWLAGLALATYYDRLGEAPAAAETRVWAAGLTRQFGNRLVLLLSVYGGLGLIGLIILLVATIRWAFWVRQEPRPARPPLLVPWEPLDALEIVALLYFAMAVTGVLAGLLLARVLPHAPDYVRVAVIAVQYLLATGGAMYVMWARIAGANHRKLSILGLRLRRPAWLAAHGIGGYAVLVVLLVLTTVMLPGGNPLGLVPGQTGERLLSGAHSVPARVGLFVLICVLAPVMEETIFRGFVFPGLRRRMTMSGAVTMSALLFALMHNSLAALVPITLIGIVLAVLYERNLSIVPSIICHALNNTLVFFLMLLTV, from the coding sequence ATGTTGAGAAGTGTGCGCGAGTCTGGGGCAGCCACCCGGCTGACGGCGATCCTGCTGATGCTGGCGATCGCCGCGGCGCTGGTGCTCACCGGCAGCCGGGGCGGTCGCCTGCCGCAGAGCGACTGGTACGAGATCTCCCGACAGCGGATCCTCCAGGCCGACCTGATGTACCGGATGGGCATGTACCTGGACCTGGTCATGCCCCACGAGGAGCTGCCCGGTGTGGGGGGGCCCCGCCAGCTCAAGGAGAAGGCCATCGCCGACTATGAGCGCGAGGTGCTGGTGGGCCGGCCCAACCCGGTGGCCCTCTATCGCCTCGGCGTCATCTACGGTGACCGTGGCTACCTGGAGCAGGCGCGGCAGGCGCTGGTTCGGGCCGCGACGCTGGACGAGGAGCACGCCGGGCTGTTCTTCAGTCTCGCGGCGGTCTACACCCCCGGTCCCAGGCCCCGCCCCCTCGGTCCGCAGGCCATCACGCGGTTGCGCCACCAGGAGCAATGGCTGGCCGGCCTGGCGCTGGCGACCTACTACGACCGGCTCGGCGAAGCGCCGGCGGCGGCCGAGACGCGCGTGTGGGCGGCCGGACTCACCCGCCAGTTCGGCAACCGCCTGGTGCTGCTGCTGAGCGTCTATGGCGGGCTGGGCCTCATCGGGCTGATCATCCTGCTCGTCGCCACGATCCGCTGGGCCTTCTGGGTCCGTCAGGAGCCGCGCCCCGCCCGTCCCCCGCTGCTGGTCCCCTGGGAGCCCCTGGACGCTCTGGAGATCGTCGCGCTCCTGTATTTCGCCATGGCCGTGACCGGCGTGCTGGCCGGGCTGCTGCTGGCACGTGTGCTGCCTCATGCGCCGGACTATGTGCGCGTCGCGGTCATCGCCGTGCAGTACCTGCTGGCCACCGGCGGCGCGATGTATGTCATGTGGGCCCGCATCGCGGGCGCGAACCACCGCAAGCTGAGCATCCTGGGGCTGCGTCTGCGGCGGCCGGCGTGGCTCGCGGCCCACGGCATCGGCGGGTATGCCGTGCTGGTGGTGCTGCTGGTGCTGACGACGGTGATGCTGCCGGGCGGCAACCCCCTGGGCCTGGTGCCCGGTCAGACGGGCGAGCGCCTACTGTCGGGCGCGCACAGCGTGCCGGCGCGCGTGGGTCTGTTCGTCCTCATCTGCGTGCTGGCCCCGGTCATGGAGGAGACGATCTTCCGCGGGTTCGTCTTCCCGGGGCTGCGGAGGCGCATGACCATGAGCGGGGCGGTGACGATGAGTGCCCTGCTCTTCGCCCTGATGCACAACAGCCTCGCGGCGCTGGTGCCGATCACGCTGATCGGGATCGTGCTGGCCGTGCTGTACGAGCGCAACCTCTCCATCGTGCCCTCGATCATCTGCCACGCGCTGAACAACACCCTCGTGTTCTTCCTCATGTTGCTGACGGTGTGA
- the aqpZ gene encoding aquaporin Z yields MSIARRAVAECVGTFWLVLGGCGSAVLAAKFPEVGIGLVGVALAFGLTVLTMAYAIGHISGCHLNPAVTVGLWAGKRVPGRDVLPYILAQVIGGLIGGGVLYLIATGKADFTVSSGFAANGFGDHSPGGYALGACLLTEVVMTFMFLVVIMGATDKRAPAGFAPLAIGLCLTLIHLISIPVTNTSVNPARSTGVAVFAADWALAQLWLFWLAPLVGAALAGLFYRLVAGEAEA; encoded by the coding sequence ATGTCCATTGCACGACGAGCGGTAGCTGAGTGCGTCGGGACCTTTTGGCTGGTGCTGGGCGGTTGCGGGAGTGCCGTGCTCGCGGCGAAGTTCCCGGAGGTGGGTATCGGGCTGGTTGGGGTGGCGCTGGCCTTCGGTCTGACGGTGCTGACGATGGCCTATGCCATCGGCCACATCTCCGGGTGCCACCTGAACCCGGCGGTGACCGTCGGGCTGTGGGCCGGGAAGCGCGTGCCGGGCCGGGATGTGCTGCCGTACATCCTGGCGCAGGTGATCGGGGGGCTCATCGGCGGTGGGGTGCTCTACTTGATCGCCACGGGCAAGGCCGATTTCACCGTGAGCAGCGGCTTTGCCGCCAACGGCTTTGGCGACCACTCTCCGGGGGGATACGCCCTCGGCGCCTGTCTGCTCACCGAGGTGGTGATGACCTTCATGTTTCTGGTCGTCATCATGGGGGCCACCGACAAGCGTGCTCCCGCGGGCTTCGCTCCCCTGGCCATCGGCCTGTGCCTGACGCTCATCCACCTGATCAGCATCCCGGTGACCAACACGTCGGTCAACCCGGCCCGCAGCACGGGCGTGGCGGTGTTCGCCGCCGACTGGGCGCTGGCGCAGCTGTGGCTCTTCTGGCTGGCCCCGCTGGTCGGAGCGGCCCTGGCCGGGCTGTTCTACCGTCTCGTCGCGGGCGAAGCGGAGGCCTGA
- the sppA gene encoding signal peptide peptidase SppA has protein sequence MTDDTQQDSGAPPPDERPEATPPAVPAAPSGAAAAPPPPGPPAAAPPPPYRPGYAQAPGVAVPPHWVAQVPPPGRPHRSPVVTVILVLVLVFVGFVVFGVAIAFMSQLGDGPSLSLEHVGIITVEGVIRDGGAGGFFSGPPGARGIMQQIRQARDDDATKSVVLLINSPGGSAAASAAIYEELTRLRQKKKVVACMTDVAASGGYYIASGCDQIVAQGSTLTGSIGVIFGGIGYAGLMKKLGLTDETITAGKFKAMGRGSRPMTTEERAIVVSMLDDIYTQFINAVAEGRKMDPAKVRQLAQGRIYTGAQAKKCGLVDQLGNFHDAVKLAGKLGGIRGEPKVKYYGQAKGLLDELAGTHSDLGRILRGSGNWTETPLRGPLLMLPDWGLGIEE, from the coding sequence ATGACTGACGATACCCAGCAAGATAGTGGCGCGCCGCCGCCTGACGAACGACCCGAGGCCACGCCGCCGGCGGTGCCTGCGGCACCCTCTGGCGCTGCCGCTGCGCCGCCCCCGCCAGGGCCGCCTGCGGCCGCGCCCCCGCCGCCCTACCGCCCGGGCTATGCCCAGGCCCCCGGCGTCGCCGTGCCGCCGCACTGGGTGGCGCAGGTGCCGCCGCCCGGGCGCCCCCATCGCTCCCCGGTTGTGACGGTCATTCTCGTACTGGTGCTTGTGTTCGTCGGCTTCGTCGTGTTCGGCGTCGCCATCGCCTTCATGTCGCAACTCGGAGATGGCCCGAGTCTGAGCCTGGAGCATGTGGGCATCATCACCGTCGAGGGCGTCATCCGTGACGGCGGTGCCGGCGGGTTCTTCTCCGGGCCGCCCGGCGCCCGGGGGATCATGCAGCAGATCCGCCAGGCCCGCGATGACGATGCCACCAAGTCTGTGGTGCTGCTCATCAACAGCCCTGGCGGCAGCGCGGCCGCTTCGGCGGCCATCTACGAGGAACTCACGCGGCTGCGCCAGAAGAAGAAGGTCGTGGCGTGCATGACTGATGTCGCGGCTTCCGGCGGGTACTACATCGCCTCGGGCTGCGACCAGATCGTCGCCCAGGGGTCTACCCTCACCGGCAGCATCGGCGTCATCTTCGGGGGCATCGGCTACGCCGGCCTGATGAAGAAGCTGGGGCTGACTGACGAGACGATCACGGCGGGCAAGTTCAAGGCGATGGGGCGAGGCTCCCGGCCCATGACGACCGAGGAGCGCGCCATCGTCGTGTCCATGCTCGACGACATCTATACACAGTTCATCAATGCCGTGGCCGAGGGGCGGAAGATGGATCCGGCGAAGGTGCGGCAACTGGCGCAGGGGCGCATCTACACCGGGGCGCAGGCCAAGAAGTGCGGCCTGGTAGACCAACTGGGCAACTTCCATGACGCCGTGAAGCTGGCCGGGAAGCTCGGCGGCATCCGCGGCGAACCCAAGGTCAAGTACTACGGTCAGGCGAAGGGCCTGCTGGACGAGCTGGCTGGGACGCACAGCGATCTGGGGCGCATCCTGCGTGGGTCGGGCAACTGGACGGAGACGCCGCTGCGGGGGCCCCTGCTGATGCTGCCGGACTGGGGCCTGGGGATCGAGGAGTAG
- a CDS encoding prepilin-type N-terminal cleavage/methylation domain-containing protein, which yields MRRGFTLIELLVVIAIIAILAAILFPVFAKAREKARQASCLSNTKQLALAIMQYAQDFDEVYPPAYCVLPTVVWPQLLQPYAKSTQITSCPSDKDPWYGLTNWPISYIPNYNMHPPLDYVGAAGVPLAKVQRPAEIITMAENADGAATNLMPDCQYAWGTSGPSASTGFNPWARVSLGRHNEGSNYSFADGHAKWLKAGEAKNTAVHWNLP from the coding sequence ATGCGTCGGGGCTTCACCCTCATTGAGTTGCTGGTCGTCATCGCCATCATTGCCATTCTCGCCGCGATCCTGTTTCCCGTGTTCGCCAAAGCCCGCGAGAAAGCCAGACAGGCCAGTTGTTTGAGCAACACCAAGCAGTTGGCCCTGGCCATCATGCAGTACGCTCAGGACTTCGACGAGGTCTATCCGCCTGCGTACTGCGTCCTCCCGACAGTCGTGTGGCCGCAGTTGCTCCAGCCCTACGCCAAGAGCACTCAGATCACGTCGTGCCCCAGTGACAAGGACCCCTGGTACGGCCTCACCAACTGGCCGATCAGCTACATCCCCAACTACAACATGCACCCGCCGCTGGACTATGTGGGGGCGGCCGGCGTGCCGCTGGCCAAAGTGCAGCGGCCTGCCGAGATCATCACCATGGCCGAGAACGCCGACGGGGCGGCCACGAACCTGATGCCGGACTGCCAGTACGCCTGGGGCACCTCAGGTCCGTCGGCCAGCACCGGCTTCAACCCGTGGGCTCGCGTGTCACTGGGGCGCCACAACGAGGGGTCGAACTACTCCTTCGCTGACGGTCACGCCAAGTGGCTGAAGGCCGGCGAGGCCAAGAACACGGCGGTCCACTGGAATCTGCCGTAG
- a CDS encoding DUF167 domain-containing protein, which translates to MPSCELSIRVTPRAGRDECVGEHDGAIKVKLAAAPVKGAANKALLALLSKRLGVPKCDLEIVGGETARLKRLRIEGLTEAEARRRLLGEMS; encoded by the coding sequence ATGCCATCATGTGAACTGAGCATTCGTGTCACGCCGCGGGCCGGACGCGACGAGTGCGTGGGCGAGCACGACGGGGCGATCAAGGTGAAGTTGGCCGCGGCACCCGTGAAGGGCGCGGCCAACAAGGCTCTGCTGGCGCTGCTGAGCAAGCGCCTGGGGGTGCCCAAGTGCGACCTGGAGATTGTCGGCGGGGAGACGGCGCGGCTCAAGCGCCTGCGCATCGAGGGGCTCACTGAGGCAGAAGCACGCCGACGACTGTTGGGAGAAATGTCGTGA
- a CDS encoding diguanylate cyclase yields the protein MLVAAPSDLTRRAVAKLLRELGHEAVAAGSGAEAWRLLNVAQPPALALLDWSLSDLSVVTLCARLRDRQDAPYAYVIAMGAGQGGDELLAALDAGADDVLPRPLDPCTLRLRLRAAEHIVALHNDFRESRQALTYKSTHDALTGTWNRGEVLGMLEREVARSRREGWQVAVIMVDVDRFKSVNDTYGHLMGDAALREISTRLIGSLRPYDIIGRYGGEEFLVVLGGCSPRNARALAERLRETVASEPVRVAEGEVTVTISMGVAAWEPNEYGDIQALLRAADVALYEAKRAGRNVVRTAWEHNPPLARAARVA from the coding sequence GTGCTCGTAGCCGCTCCCAGTGACCTGACCCGCCGGGCTGTAGCCAAACTGCTGCGTGAGCTGGGCCACGAGGCTGTCGCCGCCGGCTCGGGGGCCGAGGCCTGGCGGCTGCTCAATGTCGCCCAGCCCCCCGCGTTGGCGCTCCTGGACTGGAGTCTGTCGGACCTCAGCGTCGTGACGCTGTGCGCGCGGCTGCGCGACCGCCAGGACGCCCCTTACGCCTACGTGATCGCCATGGGCGCCGGGCAGGGCGGGGATGAGCTGCTGGCGGCCCTGGATGCCGGCGCGGACGACGTCCTGCCCCGCCCCCTGGACCCCTGCACACTCCGGTTGCGCCTGCGCGCGGCTGAGCACATCGTGGCGTTGCACAACGACTTCCGCGAGTCCCGCCAGGCCCTGACGTACAAGTCCACCCACGACGCTCTCACCGGGACGTGGAACCGCGGCGAAGTGCTGGGCATGCTCGAACGCGAGGTGGCGCGCAGCCGCCGCGAGGGCTGGCAGGTCGCCGTCATCATGGTGGACGTGGATCGCTTCAAGAGCGTCAACGACACCTATGGCCACCTGATGGGCGATGCGGCACTGCGCGAGATCAGTACGCGCCTGATCGGCTCCCTGCGGCCTTACGACATCATCGGGCGGTATGGTGGGGAGGAGTTCCTGGTGGTGCTCGGCGGGTGCAGCCCGCGCAATGCCCGCGCCCTGGCCGAGCGTCTGCGCGAGACGGTGGCGTCTGAGCCGGTGAGAGTGGCCGAGGGGGAAGTGACTGTCACCATCAGCATGGGTGTGGCGGCGTGGGAACCCAACGAGTACGGGGATATTCAGGCCCTGCTGCGCGCTGCCGATGTAGCTCTGTATGAAGCGAAGCGGGCCGGGCGGAACGTGGTCCGCACGGCCTGGGAGCACAATCCGCCCCTGGCCAGGGCGGCCCGGGTCGCCTGA
- a CDS encoding YggT family protein, producing MIRISTMVEGLFWAFEAVLIARVLLSWLRLRRGTVLADRVAPMLYALTEPVLAPVRRWLRPHLGNAPVDFSPVLLILMLSVVETVVVAVLRAAGL from the coding sequence GTGATCCGCATCAGCACCATGGTGGAGGGGCTGTTCTGGGCGTTTGAGGCGGTGCTGATCGCGCGCGTGCTGCTGAGCTGGCTGCGTCTGCGGCGGGGCACCGTGCTGGCCGACCGCGTGGCGCCCATGCTGTACGCGCTCACCGAGCCCGTGCTGGCGCCGGTGCGGCGGTGGCTTCGCCCCCACCTGGGGAACGCGCCCGTTGACTTCTCGCCCGTGCTGCTCATCTTGATGCTGAGCGTGGTTGAGACAGTCGTGGTGGCGGTCCTGCGGGCGGCAGGCCTGTAG
- a CDS encoding N-acetylmuramoyl-L-alanine amidase: MRWWLTVAAVLAVALAPAAPQKPLAGKVICLDPGHPSENGSGARGKSIGEVRANWLVAVQLKKLLQDRGAKVVLTKTREQENVTNRRRATIANNAKAALMVRLHCDSGGGAGLAIYYPDRQGKVQGVSGPSRQVITASARVAKAMYPVIVRALAGRVKAKGLRTDAATYVGSRQGGALTGSIFSRVPVVCIEMVTLSHRSDDSFMATESGRAAMAKAIASGIVAGLK, from the coding sequence ATGCGTTGGTGGCTCACAGTCGCAGCAGTGCTGGCCGTCGCGCTCGCCCCCGCGGCGCCCCAGAAGCCCCTGGCGGGCAAGGTGATCTGCCTGGATCCAGGGCACCCATCCGAGAACGGGTCGGGCGCACGCGGGAAGTCCATCGGCGAAGTGCGGGCCAACTGGCTCGTCGCGGTGCAGCTTAAGAAGCTGCTCCAGGACCGGGGCGCGAAGGTCGTCCTGACCAAGACGCGCGAGCAGGAGAACGTCACCAACCGCCGGCGGGCGACAATCGCCAACAACGCGAAGGCCGCGCTGATGGTGCGCTTGCATTGCGATTCGGGCGGAGGTGCCGGGCTGGCGATCTACTACCCGGACCGGCAGGGCAAGGTGCAGGGCGTATCCGGACCCAGCCGGCAGGTGATCACCGCCAGCGCCCGCGTGGCGAAGGCGATGTACCCGGTGATTGTCAGAGCGCTCGCGGGGCGAGTGAAGGCCAAGGGGCTGCGCACCGATGCTGCGACCTACGTCGGCAGCAGACAAGGGGGCGCGCTCACCGGCTCCATCTTCTCGCGTGTGCCGGTGGTGTGCATTGAGATGGTCACGCTGAGCCACCGCAGCGATGACAGCTTCATGGCCACCGAGAGTGGCCGGGCGGCCATGGCGAAGGCCATCGCGAGCGGCATAGTGGCCGGGCTGAAGTAG
- a CDS encoding YARHG domain-containing protein encodes MRQTIGLFVVVVFLTAALSGCGFIASRLPRVRIEPPPAQQQKQPSEQSTTEANAAPDSVAAGARAGEKGEPADPGSATETATPTADTQPTPQAQDETPVASKPAPAPSAPRAMGSSGGGARYVPLGAKRALTTADLSGRSAWELDILRNEIYAAHGRPFARADLRRYFRSKSWYHEDSGFTEARLSALEKRNADFIARYQKGRGVTSGSSGSGRRTSGGSGGFVLPFSSSRAVTYNDLYPLSNWQLDVARNEIYARHGRPFKRADLRNYFRSKSWYHEDPGFTEGRLSALEKRNAELIRRYQR; translated from the coding sequence ATGCGCCAGACGATCGGGCTGTTTGTGGTTGTAGTCTTCCTGACTGCGGCCCTGTCGGGCTGCGGGTTCATCGCGAGCAGGCTGCCGCGCGTGCGGATCGAGCCGCCGCCGGCCCAGCAGCAGAAGCAGCCGTCCGAGCAGAGCACCACCGAGGCCAACGCGGCGCCGGACTCGGTCGCCGCCGGGGCCAGGGCAGGGGAGAAGGGCGAACCGGCCGACCCCGGCTCTGCGACCGAGACTGCGACGCCGACTGCCGACACGCAGCCTACGCCGCAGGCGCAGGACGAGACGCCCGTGGCCTCGAAGCCTGCCCCCGCGCCGAGTGCCCCCAGAGCCATGGGGTCCTCAGGCGGCGGGGCGCGCTACGTGCCGCTGGGGGCGAAGCGGGCCCTGACCACGGCCGACCTGTCCGGGCGCAGCGCCTGGGAACTGGACATCCTGCGCAACGAGATCTACGCGGCCCACGGGCGGCCCTTTGCGCGCGCGGACCTGCGCCGGTACTTCCGCAGCAAGTCCTGGTACCACGAAGACTCCGGCTTCACCGAGGCGCGTCTGTCGGCGCTGGAGAAGCGCAACGCCGACTTCATTGCCCGCTACCAGAAAGGCCGGGGCGTCACCTCCGGCTCGTCGGGGTCGGGCCGGCGGACGTCAGGCGGCTCGGGCGGGTTCGTCCTGCCCTTCTCGTCCTCGCGCGCGGTGACCTACAACGACCTGTACCCGCTAAGCAACTGGCAACTGGACGTTGCGCGCAATGAGATCTACGCGCGGCACGGTCGGCCCTTCAAGCGCGCCGATCTGCGCAACTACTTCCGCAGCAAGTCGTGGTACCACGAGGATCCCGGCTTCACCGAGGGGCGGCTGTCGGCACTGGAGAAGCGCAACGCGGAGCTGATTCGGCGGTACCAGCGGTAG